GAAGTGATTGCCCGTTTAAAAGATGGTGCTAAAAATGATTTATATCAAGTTGAGTTTTCTGGTAAAGGTAAAAATATCACCTTGGAGAAAAAAAAGAAAATTGAAAAAGCGATGGAAGACGCCGGACTTTCTGGCTTGGATTTTGATGAACATCCGAATCGGATTTATCCAAACGGGACGTTTGCCTCGCATTTTATAGGATACGCAGAACCTGAGGTTAGTGACAAAGGAATTGACAAAGGGTTAGTTGGTAAGATGGGTTTAGAGGCTGCTTACAATGATATCTTAAGTGGGACAGATGGTAAAATTGTCTATCAAAAAGATAATTATCAAAATCCGTTGCCAGGAACGGTTGCGCAAAAAAAAGCAGCAAAAGACGGCCAAGATATTTATACAACACTCGATAGTGGGTTACAAACTTATTTGGAGTCATTAATGGATACAGCTGTTAAAAAATACAAGCCAGAAGATGCCACTGCTGTGCTAATGGAAGCAAAAACTGGTGAGATTTTAGCAATGACACAACGTCCGACTTTCAATCCGGAAACAAAAAAGGAATTTTCTGATAAAAATTTTAATTGGATGAATCTACTGGTAGAAGATCGTTACGAACCGGGGTCCACGATGAAAGTTATGACGACTGCTGCGGCAATTGAATCTGGGGTGTTCAATGAGAATGAAACATTTACTTCCGGCGAAATTAAAGTTGCAGATGCAACTATTAATGACTGGGATTACCAAGAACAAAGAAGAACATTAACGATGCGCCAAGCGTTATCATGGTCCAGCAACGTCGGCATGGTGAAATTAGAGCAGAAAATGGGAGATACATGGCAACAATACTTGAAGAAATTTGGTTTTGGTCAAAGTACCTATTCAGGTTTGCCAGGAGAAAACAGTGGCATTTTGCCGACAAATAATATTGTTGATAAAGCCATGAGTTCATTTGGTCAAGGGATTGGAGTAACAAACTTCCAAATGATGCGGGCGTTTTCTGCGATTGCCAATAATGGCAAAATGTTAGAGCCGCACTATATTAGTAAAATTGTTAATAATCAAGATGACACAGAACGAGTGACAGAACCAGAAGTAGTAGGAAATCCGATTAGCGCACAAACAACAGCTAAAGTAAGAGAATATATGCGAGATGTTGTAGAAAGTAAAGACTACGGCAGTGCGTATGATGTGTATCATGTTCCCGGTTATAAAATTGCTGCGAAAACTGGTACCGCTCAAATTGCAGATGAAAAAAATGGTGGATACTATCAAGGAGATACAGCATATTTGTACTCAATTGTTGAAATGGTACCAGCAGAAGACCCAGAATATGTCTTATATATGACGATGAAGATGCCTGAACACTGGGAACAAAAAGCGCTAGGCGATATTGGTAATTCTCTTTTAAAACGCGCTATGGAATTTAAAGATGAACAAACAGCTTCTCCTAGTGAAAATACAGAAAAAATCGAAATTACAGACTATCGTAATTTGACAACTGACAGTGCGGCAGCAGATGCCAGTAAAAACGGTTTAGTACCGGTTGTGATTGGAACTGGCAGCAAAATTAAAGAACAAGGTACTACTCAGGGGACAAAAGTACTAGCAGGCGAAAAATTACTATTATTAACGACTGGTTCTGAATATTATATGCCAGATGTAACCCACTGGTCGAAAGCTGATTTGGTCAAGTTGGGAGACCTTTTAGGTACAAAAGTTACTTTTAAAGGTGATGGATATTGTACTGGTCAAAGTCTTGCACCTTACGAACGTGTTGGTGATGAGACGATAGAATTTACCATGGAATAAATAAAAAAAGGATAAAAGTTACTTGTAACAGGAAATGAATATATTAAAAAGAACTAGGAGAATTGAAAAATGGAATGGACAAAGATGATTTTACCGATTGTGAGTAGTTTTGCGATGACCTATGCTGTCATGCCGCTTTTCATTGGCTATTTTAGAGTTAAACAATTTGGGCAAGAAATTCGTGATGAAGGACCAATGTGGCACAATGTAAAGGCAGGCACACCGACAATGGGTGGAGTTGTCTTCTTAATCGCCACAGTTTTAACGGGTCTTTGGGTAGGTGCATGGCAAAACTTACTGTCGCCGTCTTTATTTATTCTGCTATTTGTTTTATTTTTGTATGGCTTATTAGGGTTTTTAGATGACTTTATTAAGATTTTTAAAAAGCGAAATATGGGGTTGAACTCATTACAAAAATTGATTGGCCAAATTTTAGGCGCGATTATCTTTTATGCTGTCTTTTTGCAAGATGGGAATGCTAATATTTTAAATCTTTTTGGTCTAGAAATTCATTTAGGAATACTTTACGGGATTTTTGTCATTTTCTGGTTAGTTGGTTTTTCTAATGCTGTTAATTTAACGGATGGTATCGATGGACTTGTATCTGGATTAGGGGTTATTTCCTTTGCAACTTATGGTATGATAGCTTGGAAGCAAAACCAATTTGATGTCTTGATCATTTGTTTAAGTGTGATTGGCGGTCTATTGGGCTTTTTCCCTTACAACCACAAACCAGCAAAGATTTTTATGGGAGATGTAGGATCGCTTGCGCTTGGCGGTTTGTTAGCAGCAATATCAATTCTTCTACATCAAGAGTGGACTTTGTTATTGGTTGGCTTAATTTATGTAATTGAAACAGCCAGCGTTATGTTACAAGTCACATCCTTCAAATTGACGGGCAAGCGCCTGTTTAAAATGTCACCTATCCACCATCACTTTGAGATGAGCGGTTGGACTGAATGGAAGATTGATCTGGTTTTTTGGGGGATCGCGGTAGTCTGTTCTGCACTTACGCTTTTGATTATTTGGTAGGAGATGGAAAAAATGAAACAAATTATTGAATATCAAAATAAAAAAGTTCTTGTGCTAGGATTAGCAAAGAGTGGATTCAGTGCGGCCAAATTGTTACACGATTTGGGCGCACTGGTTACCGTTAATGACGGTAAACCTTTCGAAGAAAATCCAGAAGCACAAGATCTTTTAGTTTTAGGAATTAAAGTCGTCACAGGTAGTCACCCGATTGAATTATTGGATGAAGATTTTGCCTTAATGGTAAAAAATCCGGGAATTCCTTATAGTCATCCATTAGTTGAAAAAGCACTAGCTAAAGGTTTACCTATTATTACAGAAATTGAGTTAGCGTATCAAATTGCTGAGTGTAAAATAGTTGGTATTACAGGGACAAACGGAAAGACTACCACGACTACGATGATTGGTGAGATTCTAAATGCCGGTATGAAGCAAGGAAAAGCCTTGTTAGCAGGAAACATTGGTTATCCTGCTAGTACTGTTGCACAAAATGCGCAAAGTCAAGACATTATGGTAACGGAACTATCAAGTTTTCAATTGATGGGAATTCAATCTTTCCATCCGGAAATTGCAGTCATTACGAATATTTTTTCTGCGCACTTAGATTATCATGGTTCACAAGCTGAGTATGAAAAAGCAAAGTGGCACATCCAAGAAAACATGACGGAAAAAGATTATTTGATTTTAAATTGGGATCAGGAGCTTTTACAAGCTTTAGCGAAAAAAACCAAAGCTACGGTTATACCATTTTCAAGTACGCAAGTTGTTCCTGGAGCATATCAAAAAGATGGCAAATTATATTTTAATGATGAATTCATTATGGTATCTAACACATTAGGAGTTCCTGGTAATCATAACATTGAAAATGCGTTGGCAGCCATTGCTGTAGCAAAATTAAGAGGAATTAGTAATGATGATATCAAAGAAACATTACAAAATTTCAGTGGTGTACCACATCGTACGCAGTTTGTTGGGACAATTAATGATCGGCGCTTTTTTAACGATTCCAAAGCTACTAATATTTTGGCAACGGAGATGGCGCTTGGGGGCTTTGATCATGAAAAATTAATTTTATTAGCAGGTGGCCTCGATCGCGGTAATAGTTTTGATGACTTAGTTCCCTCTTTGGTGGGACTTAAAGCAATGATTGTTTTTGGTGAAACAAAAGATAAACTGGCTAAAGCAGCACAAGACGCTAATGTTTCAGTAGTGGAGTTTAGTGAAAATGCTGAAACAGCGGTAGCTAAAGCCTACGCACTCAGTGAAGTGGGAGATACAATTTTGTTGTCTCCAGCTAATGCCAGTTGGGATCAATACAAAAACTTTGAAATTAGAGGCGAGCGATTTATTGCAGCAGTCAACGCCTTGAAAAAATAATAGAAATGAGCGAAGCATGTGAGAATATTAGTAACCGGTGGTGGAACAGGAGGACATATCTATCCTGCTTTAGCCTTTGTGAATTATGTAAAACAACAAGAACCGGATTCTGAGTTTATGTATGTTGGTGGTAAAAAAGGGTTAGAAAATAAAATTCTACCCAAAACCGATATTCCGTTTCAAACATTAGAAATTCAAGGATTCAAACGCAAGTTGTCTTTTGATAATATTAAAACACTCCAACTTTTTTTTAAAAGTATTAGAAAAGCAAAACAAATTATTCAAACGTTTAAACCTGATGTTGTCATTGGTACAGGTGGTTATGTTTCTGGAGCAGTGGTTTATGCTGCTGCTAAAATGAACATTCCAACAATTGTGCACGAACAAAACAGTATTCCTGGAATGACCAATAAATTTTTGAGTCGATATGCCACAAAAATTGGTATTTGTTTTAAAGATGCTGCACAGTTTTTTCCGGCAGAAAAAACAGTATTAGTAGGTAATCCTCGTGCCAGTGAAGTCAGCAACGCTCAAAAATCGGATATTTTAACAACATTTGGTCTTCAACAAGAAAAACCTACAGCGCTAATTTTTGGCGGTAGCCAGGGGGCTTTAAAAATCAATCAGGCAGTTACAAAAGCGCTCCCGATTTTTGCTACCCGAGATTATCAGGTCTTATATGCTTCTGGTGAAAGATATTTTACTGAAATTAAAGATGCCGCAAAGATTGATCTAAGTCAGTTGACAAATGTGAGTATTGCACCCTATATTGATAAAATGGCAGCAGTGATGGTTTGCTGTGACTTATTAGTGGGACGTGCCGGTGCAACGTCCATTGCAGAATTTACTGCATTGGGTTTGCCGGCGGTATTAATTCCAAGTCCTTATGTGACCGCAGATCATCAAACTAAAAATGCACAAAGTTTAGTAGATGCTGGGGCAGCATTCATGATTAAAGACGATAATTTGACTGCTGAAACGTTGGTCAAAGCAATCGATGAAATCATGCAAAATCAAACAAAACGACAACAAATGGCCAATGCTTCTAAAACAGAAGGTATCCCAGATGCTAGTTCACGGTTATATCGATTAATAAAAGAAATTACAATGTAAGTAAAGGTGGTGACGCATATCAGTAAAAAAGACCAATCCAAGCAAAAACGGGAAAATTCAGATGTTCATGCAGTGAACTTGACACCGTGGCAAAAGGCTAACTTGGAATATCGAAAAAAAAATGGTCAGGATGCGCCGTGGTCGCCGACAGTCATTGAAGGACAAGAGCAAAAGGAAGAATTGCAATTACCAGAAAATGCGAGTGATCTGCCTGTTGAAGGCGGTTCATTAAATCCCAATGGTTCTTTTGCTGATCGATTGCCAAAATTGAAATACGAGCGCAATGCAGTACTTTATCGTCGATTAGCAATTATAATTACTTTGTTTTTAATTCCGTTGCTTTTTGCGCTATATTATGTTTCGCCTTTGAGCAAATTATCAGCACTTCAGGTAGCAAAAAACAATGTCGTTTCAAAAGCGGCTATTATAAAGGCTGCGGATTTTAAATTGGATGAGGGATTGTGGAAGCAATACTGGTATCGTAATAATAATGAAGAAAAGATAAAAAAAGCGTTGCCGCGAGTTAAAAGTGTTGCAATTTCAATTGAGCACTTTAATGAGTTCAAATTAGCTGTAACGGAATATCAAGAAGTGGCCATTTTGGAAAAAGGAGACAGTTATGCTCCGGTAATTGAAAATGGCAAAGTTTTAGCAGAAACAGTGAAAGAACCTGCTAAAAATTTGCCCATCTTAGAGGATTTTAAGTCGCAAAAACGAATTTTAGATGTTTTAACGCAATATCAAAAACTATCACAAGAATTACGCTCTAGTGTGTCGCAAATCAAATATACGCCAACTAATGCTAATAAAGATTTGTTAAATTTATTAATGAATGATGGAAATACTGTCATTATTAACATATCTAATTTAGCTGAACAATTGAAATATTATCCACAGGTTGCTAAAGAATTGAAAGGTAAAGGCGTAGTCGATATGGAGGTAGGAATTTTTACTTATCCTTATCCTAAAGATGATAAAAAAGCAGACACCAAAATTAACGGAAATTCAGCGACAACTGAAAGCAATAATCAAAATGAAACTAATGAAAATACAGCAGAAAATGAAAGTCAAAGTGAAACAAATAATAACAGTCAAATAGGTCAATAAAAATTTCAAATATTTTTCATAACGTATTTCTAAAAAGTCGATTTTTGTGGTATTATTGTTAGCAGTGAACAAAATATCAAACTGATAGATAAAAACGGACCTTTACTGTTCGATCTATATGGAAATTTAGTAGGAGGGAATCCCATTCATGGCAAAAACGGGAATGTATGTCGGCCTTGACATTGGAACGACTTCAGTCAAAGTTGTTGTTTCAGAGTATGTCGAAAACCAAATGAATATCATTGGTGTAGGCAACGCCAAATCTGAAGGTATTAACAGAGGGATTATTGTCGATATTGAAAAATCGGTTCAAGCAATTCAACGGGCCGTCAAGCAAGCAGAAGAAAAAGCAGGTATCCAAATTCGCAGTGTAAGCGTTGGTGTTCCAGCTAACTTATTAGAAGTAGAAAACTGTCAAGGAATGATCGCTGTTAACAGCGAATCAAAAGAAATTACAGATGAAGATGTACGTAACGTTGCTTCAGCTGCTTTAGTACGTTCAGTTCCTCCTGAAAGACAAATCATAACGATTTTGCCACAAGAATTTACTGTGGATGGCTTTGAAGGTATTAAAGATCCACGGGGGATGATTGGTGTACGTCTCGAAATGTTTGGCGTTGTTTTCACCGGCCCTAAGACAATTTTACACAACATTCGTAAATGTGTTGAAAAAGCAGGCCTTCATCTAAATGAAATGGTCATTACACCTCTTGCGTTAACAGAATCTATTTTATCTGATGGTGAAAAAGACTTTGGAACTACTGTAATCGACATTGGCGGTGGTCAAACAACAACTTCAGTTATGCATGATAAACAATTGAAATTTACCCACGTTAACCAAGAAGGTGGGGAATATGTTACCAAAGATATTTCAACTGTTTTAAATACATCATTTAATAATGCGGAAGCTTTAAAAATTAATTATGGTGATGCTTATCCAGAACGTACATCTGCTAGTGAAGAGTTTCCAGTAGATGTGATTGGAAAATCTGAACCAGTTAAAATTGATGAACGTTATTTAGCAGAAATCATTGAAGCACGCATGGAACAGATTTTCAATAAATCTAAAGAAGTATTGGACGAAATCGATGCTTTAAGCTTACCAGGAGGCGTCGTTTTAACTGGCGGTGCTGCAAGTTTACCTGGTGTGGTAGATTTAGCCCAAGAAATTTTTGGTACAAATGTAAAACTATATGTACCAAATCACATGGGTCTGCGTAATCCAGTCTTTACTAATGTGATTTCAATTGTAGATTACTCTGCTAATTTAAGTGAAGTCTATCAATTGGCTAAGACAGCTGTAACAGGAGAAAGAACGCAACCTGCGACTAGTCAAGAAGTACCAATTCCTGTTACACAAGAACCCGCCTATGATGAATATGATGGTCAAGAAGAATCTTATGAAGATTCAAATGAATCTACAGGCGAAAGCGTTAAAGATAAAGTAAAAGATTTCTTTTCGAATATTTTCGACTAAACCCAAGCAGGAGGAATAAACATTATGGAATTTTCAATTGACAATACCGTAAATGACGGCGCAGTCATTAAAGTTATCGGCGTCGGCGGTGGCGGTGGCAACGCAGTCAACCGAATGATCGAAGAAAACGTTAAAGGTGTAGAATTCATCGCGGCTAATACCGATGTACAAGCCTTAAAAAATTCAAAAGCAGAAACTGTTATTCAGTTAGGTCCAAAATATACACGTGGTCTTGGTGCTGGTTCTCAACCTGAAGTTGGTCAAAAAGCAGCTGAAGAAAGTGAAGAATCAATTCGTGAAGCTTTAGATGGTGCAGATATGATCTTTATCACTGCTGGTATGGGTGGTGGTACCGGTACTGGTGCCGCACCAATCGTAGCTAAAATTGCTAAAGAACTTGGAGCTTTGACAGTTGGCGTTGTTACACGGCCATTTACTTTTGAAGGACCAAAACGTGGTCGTTTTGCAGCTGAAGGTATCGCACAATTAAAAGAAAATGTGGATACATTATTAATTATTTCAAACAATCGTTTACTAGAAGTTGTTGATAAGAAAACGCCAATGTTAGAAGCATTCCGCGAAGCTGACAACGTATTACGTCAAGGTGTTCAGGGGATTTCTGATCTGATTACAGCGCCAGGCTATGTAAACTTGGACTTTGCTGATGTTAAAACAGTTATGGAAAACCAAGGAACTGCTTTAATGGGTATCGGAGTTGCTTCAGGAGAAGACCGTGTAATCGAAGCTACTAAGAAAGCTATTTCTTCTCCATTGCTAGAAACTTCAATTGATGGCGCTGAACAAGTCTTGCTAAATATTACTGGTGGCTTGGATATGACCTTATTTGAAGCGCAAGATGCTTCTGATATTGTTGCAAATGCCGCAACTGGGGATGTAAACATCATCTTGGGTACTTCAATTAATGAAGAATTAGGAGATGAAATCCGCGTGACAGTAATTGCAACGGGGATTGATCCGACAAAAAAGGAAAGTAAAGGTCGCGCTTCAAGACAAAATCAAATCCATAGTATCCCACAAAAGCCGGTTTTAGATATGGAACAAGCAAAACCAACTCAACCAGAAGATGATAATGCTTTTGGTGATTGGGATATTCGCAAGGAGCAAACAGTGCGCCCTAAAGTTGATGATACACAATTTGAAAATATCGAAAAGAAAGAATTCGATACATTTAATCGTGACGATGTAAAATCTGGTGAGGATGATGAATTAAGTACACCACCATTCTTCCGTCGCAAACGTTAATTAAAGCTTTGGAGGTAAGAGCACATGATTGCTGAGAACTTGCGGGAGGTCCGACAAGAGATACAGGAGTCATGTGCTCTTGTTGGTCGTGATGAAAAAAGTGTCCGGTTGGTTGCCGTGACTAAAACTGTCTCTAGCCAAGTAATGCGCCAGTTAGTTGATTTAGATGTTTTTGATCTCGCTGAAAACAGAGCAGATGTTTTCTTAGAAAAAAAACAAGAATTAGCTGATATTAATACAATTCGTTGGCATTTTATTGGCAATTTACAGCGGAGAAAGGTAAAATTAATTATAAATAAAATAGACTATTTTCATGCTTTAGATAACTTAAGCTTAGCAGCAGAAATTCAAAAAAGAGCCGATCATGTGCTTAAATGTTTTGTGGAAGTAAATATTTCTGGTGAGGCGTCAAAACATGGTGTTACACCAACAGAACTTTCTGAATTTATTGCTGCCCTTAGTGCTTATGATAAAATCCAAGTCGTAGGTCTGATGACAATGGCACCATTTGGAGCTAAAGTAGAAGAACAACGCGCTATATTTGGAAAGTTGCGGCAATTGCAACAAGAGATTGAAGCAACTAATTTAGTCTATGCTCCTTGTCATGAATTAAGTATGGGAATGAGTAACGACTTTCCTGCAGCTATTTATGAAGGAGCAACATTTATTCGTGTCGGTACGTCTTTAGTCAAGGATGCCTAAAAGGAGGAGTTATCATGTCGATTTTTAGTAAAGCGGCAGATTTTTTCGGTCTATCAGAAGATAGCTATGAAGAATATGAAGTGGCCTCTGCGGTCAATGGTTATGAAGATACGGTTGTTGAAGAAATTCCAGTGGAAAAGGCAAGTCCAGTAACAACGCATGAAGCAGTATACGAAACACCAAAAACAGATAAAAAAGTAGTTTCACTGCGTCAGAATATGAAAACACCTTCTGCTACTAAAAAGCATCAGGCGGTAAATAAAAATACAACTGGAAAAATTACGATTTTGGAACCACGAAATTATCATGAAGTGAAAAAAATTGCACAACACATTTTAAATGGAGAGGCAGTTTTGGTTAATTTTCAATCAGTTGAAGAGGATCAAGCAAGGCGAATTGTGGATTTTTTAACGGGGACTGTCTACGCTCAAGATGGTGATATCAAACGTGTAGGAGATGAAATTTTCTTATGTACGCCTTGTGATGTTGAAATTGACGGTCAGGAAACTTTCCCAACTGAAACAGATTTGTATGATTTAAATTAAGGAGGCAATTGCCATTTTTAGGTTATTAAGTTTGCTTAACGATGCCGTTTATCTATACTCGGTTTTACTAATGATTTATGCTTTATTGTCCTGGTTCCCAGGAGGTTATCAATCATCAATTGGGCGTTTTTTGCGCAAAATTTGTGAACCTTATTTAAGTTTGTTTGATCGTCTTAATTTAAGTATTGGACCGATTGATTTAACGATTGCTGTTGCAATTATAGTTTTAAATTTAGCTAGCCAAGGATTAACAACTATTTTAGTGAATATTATGTATTAAGAAATGAGGGGTGGGAATCAATGAACGTAAATGTCTATCAACATTTTCGGGCTGATGAACGCCCTTTTATTGACGCTGTAACCGATTGGATTGAACAAGTTCAAATGCAATATGCGCCGTATTTAACTGACTTTTTAGATCCGCGTCAAGCTTATATTGCCGAAACCTTGATTCGCCAAGAAACAGAATTGAAGTTTATGTTCTATGGTGGTTATGAGCAGGCTGAAAGACGTCGGTTGTTACTTTATCCGGATTATTATGAGCCAACTATGGATGAATTTGATATTGGCATTTATCAAGTACATTATCCAATTAAGTTTGCCAATTTAAGTCATGGCAAATTATTAGGTACTTTAATGGGGACAGGAATTAAACGGGCATATTTTGGTGATATTATCAGTGATGGATCTGCTTGGCAAATTTTTATTGCAAAAGAAGTTGCTAGCTTTGTAGCGTTACAAGTTACTAAAGTTGGCAATGTTGCAACCAGGTTAGAAGAACAGCGATATACAGATATTTTAAAACCAAAAGATAGTTGGGAAGAAGAAAAAAATACAGTTTCTTCTTTGCGTTTAGATACAGTTATTTCCACCGTCTTCAATATTTCTCGCCAGCGAGCTAAACAATTGGTAGAAAGTGGAAAAATCAAAGTTAATTGGACTGAAACAATGCGACCAGATTTTATGCTAGACTTACTTGATATTGTTTCAGTGCGAGGTTTTGGTCGCATCCAGTTACAAGCAATTGAAGGTAAAACCAAAAAAGATAAAATACGCTTAACATTAGGTGTTTTAAGAAAATAAGTAAAGGTGGTAGAAAAAATGGCATTGACTCCATTAGATATTAATAATAAGACGTTCGCAGTAAAAATGCGGGGATATAATCAAGATGAAGTTGACGATTTCTTGGATTTAGTCGGTCGTGATTATGAAGAATTAATTCAAAAGAATCGTGAAATGGAAAAAGCGTTAAAACACGCAGAAGAAAAATTAGAATATTTCAATGAATTAAAAGATGCTTTAAATCAGTCTATCATTGTTGCGCAAGATACAGCTGACAAAGTAAAAACAAGTGCCAGCAAAGAATCTGAAGTGATTGTCACATCAGCTCAAAATCGTGCCGATGAGTTAGTTTCGAATGCAGAAAAACATGCACACGAACTCACCACTGCAGCAGAACAAAAGGCTAAAGAAATCTTAAATGACGCGAGTGAAAGTGCGCGTCAATTAGCAACTGAAACCAATGATTTGAAGACAAAAACACGGGTTTTCCACCAAAATTTAACATTAATGTTGCAATCACAATTGGAACAAGTGAAAAGTCCAGAATGGGATGAAATTTTAAAACCATTTGCGAGTTATGTTCAAGATGGCCATGAGGCTTTCCAGCAACTAATGGAAAAAGAACTTGACAAAGAAAATCCAGATGAAGTAAACTCAAACAATGATATGACTGAAAATCAAGTCGATATCGTGGAAGCAAGTGAAAAAATTATTACCCCAAGTCAAGAAATTCCTGCGGTAAACACGTTAGATGATGCCAAAGAGTTATTAAATAAAATTGAAGAAAAAGACCAAAAATAGAACAGAAAAGTTTTT
The genomic region above belongs to Enterococcus saigonensis and contains:
- the mraY gene encoding phospho-N-acetylmuramoyl-pentapeptide-transferase, producing MEWTKMILPIVSSFAMTYAVMPLFIGYFRVKQFGQEIRDEGPMWHNVKAGTPTMGGVVFLIATVLTGLWVGAWQNLLSPSLFILLFVLFLYGLLGFLDDFIKIFKKRNMGLNSLQKLIGQILGAIIFYAVFLQDGNANILNLFGLEIHLGILYGIFVIFWLVGFSNAVNLTDGIDGLVSGLGVISFATYGMIAWKQNQFDVLIICLSVIGGLLGFFPYNHKPAKIFMGDVGSLALGGLLAAISILLHQEWTLLLVGLIYVIETASVMLQVTSFKLTGKRLFKMSPIHHHFEMSGWTEWKIDLVFWGIAVVCSALTLLIIW
- a CDS encoding penicillin-binding transpeptidase domain-containing protein — encoded protein: MRFKRIRKYFRKKNQNPTNNRKKVGIILFTTSIGLFFLFAARLGYLVVVGNVAGTSLEKKTAALYEGSKIVKAKRGTIYDRNGVAIAEDATSYSLKAILSKNYKTGDKKLYVQSKDYEKVATILHDILGLDEKEVIARLKDGAKNDLYQVEFSGKGKNITLEKKKKIEKAMEDAGLSGLDFDEHPNRIYPNGTFASHFIGYAEPEVSDKGIDKGLVGKMGLEAAYNDILSGTDGKIVYQKDNYQNPLPGTVAQKKAAKDGQDIYTTLDSGLQTYLESLMDTAVKKYKPEDATAVLMEAKTGEILAMTQRPTFNPETKKEFSDKNFNWMNLLVEDRYEPGSTMKVMTTAAAIESGVFNENETFTSGEIKVADATINDWDYQEQRRTLTMRQALSWSSNVGMVKLEQKMGDTWQQYLKKFGFGQSTYSGLPGENSGILPTNNIVDKAMSSFGQGIGVTNFQMMRAFSAIANNGKMLEPHYISKIVNNQDDTERVTEPEVVGNPISAQTTAKVREYMRDVVESKDYGSAYDVYHVPGYKIAAKTGTAQIADEKNGGYYQGDTAYLYSIVEMVPAEDPEYVLYMTMKMPEHWEQKALGDIGNSLLKRAMEFKDEQTASPSENTEKIEITDYRNLTTDSAAADASKNGLVPVVIGTGSKIKEQGTTQGTKVLAGEKLLLLTTGSEYYMPDVTHWSKADLVKLGDLLGTKVTFKGDGYCTGQSLAPYERVGDETIEFTME
- the murD gene encoding UDP-N-acetylmuramoyl-L-alanine--D-glutamate ligase; amino-acid sequence: MKQIIEYQNKKVLVLGLAKSGFSAAKLLHDLGALVTVNDGKPFEENPEAQDLLVLGIKVVTGSHPIELLDEDFALMVKNPGIPYSHPLVEKALAKGLPIITEIELAYQIAECKIVGITGTNGKTTTTTMIGEILNAGMKQGKALLAGNIGYPASTVAQNAQSQDIMVTELSSFQLMGIQSFHPEIAVITNIFSAHLDYHGSQAEYEKAKWHIQENMTEKDYLILNWDQELLQALAKKTKATVIPFSSTQVVPGAYQKDGKLYFNDEFIMVSNTLGVPGNHNIENALAAIAVAKLRGISNDDIKETLQNFSGVPHRTQFVGTINDRRFFNDSKATNILATEMALGGFDHEKLILLAGGLDRGNSFDDLVPSLVGLKAMIVFGETKDKLAKAAQDANVSVVEFSENAETAVAKAYALSEVGDTILLSPANASWDQYKNFEIRGERFIAAVNALKK
- the ftsZ gene encoding cell division protein FtsZ; amino-acid sequence: MEFSIDNTVNDGAVIKVIGVGGGGGNAVNRMIEENVKGVEFIAANTDVQALKNSKAETVIQLGPKYTRGLGAGSQPEVGQKAAEESEESIREALDGADMIFITAGMGGGTGTGAAPIVAKIAKELGALTVGVVTRPFTFEGPKRGRFAAEGIAQLKENVDTLLIISNNRLLEVVDKKTPMLEAFREADNVLRQGVQGISDLITAPGYVNLDFADVKTVMENQGTALMGIGVASGEDRVIEATKKAISSPLLETSIDGAEQVLLNITGGLDMTLFEAQDASDIVANAATGDVNIILGTSINEELGDEIRVTVIATGIDPTKKESKGRASRQNQIHSIPQKPVLDMEQAKPTQPEDDNAFGDWDIRKEQTVRPKVDDTQFENIEKKEFDTFNRDDVKSGEDDELSTPPFFRRKR
- the ftsA gene encoding cell division protein FtsA, which translates into the protein MAKTGMYVGLDIGTTSVKVVVSEYVENQMNIIGVGNAKSEGINRGIIVDIEKSVQAIQRAVKQAEEKAGIQIRSVSVGVPANLLEVENCQGMIAVNSESKEITDEDVRNVASAALVRSVPPERQIITILPQEFTVDGFEGIKDPRGMIGVRLEMFGVVFTGPKTILHNIRKCVEKAGLHLNEMVITPLALTESILSDGEKDFGTTVIDIGGGQTTTSVMHDKQLKFTHVNQEGGEYVTKDISTVLNTSFNNAEALKINYGDAYPERTSASEEFPVDVIGKSEPVKIDERYLAEIIEARMEQIFNKSKEVLDEIDALSLPGGVVLTGGAASLPGVVDLAQEIFGTNVKLYVPNHMGLRNPVFTNVISIVDYSANLSEVYQLAKTAVTGERTQPATSQEVPIPVTQEPAYDEYDGQEESYEDSNESTGESVKDKVKDFFSNIFD
- the murG gene encoding undecaprenyldiphospho-muramoylpentapeptide beta-N-acetylglucosaminyltransferase; its protein translation is MRILVTGGGTGGHIYPALAFVNYVKQQEPDSEFMYVGGKKGLENKILPKTDIPFQTLEIQGFKRKLSFDNIKTLQLFFKSIRKAKQIIQTFKPDVVIGTGGYVSGAVVYAAAKMNIPTIVHEQNSIPGMTNKFLSRYATKIGICFKDAAQFFPAEKTVLVGNPRASEVSNAQKSDILTTFGLQQEKPTALIFGGSQGALKINQAVTKALPIFATRDYQVLYASGERYFTEIKDAAKIDLSQLTNVSIAPYIDKMAAVMVCCDLLVGRAGATSIAEFTALGLPAVLIPSPYVTADHQTKNAQSLVDAGAAFMIKDDNLTAETLVKAIDEIMQNQTKRQQMANASKTEGIPDASSRLYRLIKEITM
- a CDS encoding cell division protein FtsQ/DivIB, yielding MTHISKKDQSKQKRENSDVHAVNLTPWQKANLEYRKKNGQDAPWSPTVIEGQEQKEELQLPENASDLPVEGGSLNPNGSFADRLPKLKYERNAVLYRRLAIIITLFLIPLLFALYYVSPLSKLSALQVAKNNVVSKAAIIKAADFKLDEGLWKQYWYRNNNEEKIKKALPRVKSVAISIEHFNEFKLAVTEYQEVAILEKGDSYAPVIENGKVLAETVKEPAKNLPILEDFKSQKRILDVLTQYQKLSQELRSSVSQIKYTPTNANKDLLNLLMNDGNTVIINISNLAEQLKYYPQVAKELKGKGVVDMEVGIFTYPYPKDDKKADTKINGNSATTESNNQNETNENTAENESQSETNNNSQIGQ